From Solidesulfovibrio carbinoliphilus subsp. oakridgensis, the proteins below share one genomic window:
- the cls gene encoding cardiolipin synthase, translated as MFLLIVLGICHAVGVASAARALFTARSPQGAMAWVMGMITFPYVAVPLYWILGRNRFLGYVASRREGDRVVDALAPELDHFRAFPDPRAPDLPGLFPVLERLAELPFTSGNAVTLLIDGQATFEAIFADIDAAQSYVLVQFFIIRDDTIGRALRDRLVAKARAGVAVHLLYDEIGCHTLEAAYLDSLRQAGVRVSAFNTTLGWRNRLQLNFRNHRKIVVVDGRSAFVGGHNVGDEYMGKSQRLGHWRDTHIRCLGPAVSLVQLTFAEDWYWATRETLALDWEMRHAKAGNMPVLVLPTGPADDIESCDLFFLQAITAARHRLWIVSPYFVPDQEITSALQLAALRGVDVRIMLPLHPDHKLVYLASFSYLPDLETLGVKFYRYVNGFLHQKVILVDDVMASVGTANCDNRSFRLNFEITMAVADPEFIRQVEAMLLADFACCQPVSADDYEDRTFVFKTAVMLSRLLSPIL; from the coding sequence ATGTTCCTGTTGATCGTGCTCGGCATCTGCCACGCCGTGGGCGTGGCCTCGGCGGCCCGGGCCCTGTTTACGGCCCGTTCGCCCCAGGGGGCCATGGCCTGGGTCATGGGCATGATCACCTTTCCCTATGTGGCCGTGCCGCTCTACTGGATCCTCGGCCGCAACCGGTTTCTCGGCTACGTGGCCTCCCGGCGCGAGGGCGACCGGGTGGTGGATGCCCTGGCTCCGGAACTCGACCACTTCCGCGCCTTTCCCGATCCGCGCGCCCCGGACCTGCCCGGGCTTTTCCCGGTCCTCGAACGGCTGGCCGAGCTGCCTTTCACCTCGGGCAACGCGGTCACGCTCTTGATCGACGGGCAGGCCACCTTCGAGGCCATCTTCGCCGACATCGACGCGGCCCAATCCTACGTCCTGGTCCAGTTTTTCATCATCCGCGACGACACCATCGGCCGGGCCCTGCGCGACCGGCTGGTGGCCAAGGCCCGGGCCGGTGTGGCGGTCCATCTCCTCTACGACGAGATCGGCTGCCACACGCTGGAGGCGGCCTACCTGGACAGCCTGCGCCAGGCCGGGGTCCGCGTCTCGGCCTTCAACACCACCCTTGGCTGGCGAAACCGCCTGCAGCTCAATTTCCGCAACCACCGCAAGATCGTGGTGGTGGACGGCCGGTCGGCCTTCGTGGGCGGGCACAACGTCGGGGACGAGTACATGGGCAAAAGCCAGCGCCTCGGGCACTGGCGCGACACCCATATCCGCTGCCTGGGGCCGGCCGTGTCGCTCGTGCAGCTGACCTTTGCCGAGGACTGGTACTGGGCCACCCGGGAGACGCTGGCCCTCGACTGGGAAATGCGCCACGCCAAGGCCGGCAACATGCCGGTCCTGGTCCTGCCGACCGGGCCCGCCGACGACATCGAGTCCTGCGACCTCTTTTTCCTCCAGGCCATCACCGCCGCCCGCCACCGGCTGTGGATCGTCAGCCCCTATTTCGTGCCGGACCAGGAGATCACCTCGGCCCTGCAACTGGCCGCCCTTCGCGGCGTGGACGTCCGCATCATGCTGCCGCTGCACCCGGACCACAAGCTGGTCTACCTGGCCTCGTTCTCGTACCTGCCGGACCTCGAAACCCTGGGCGTCAAATTCTACCGCTACGTCAACGGTTTTTTGCACCAGAAGGTCATCCTGGTCGACGACGTCATGGCCTCGGTCGGCACGGCCAACTGCGACAACCGGTCGTTTCGCCTGAATTTCGAGATCACCATGGCCGTGGCCGACCCGGAGTTCATCCGGCAGGTCGAGGCCATGCTCCTGGCCGACTTCGCCTGCTGCCAGCCGGTCTCGGCCGACGACTACGAGGACCGGACGTTCGTCTTCAAGACGGCCGTGATGCTCAGCCGCCTGCTCTCGCCCATTCTCTAG
- a CDS encoding precorrin-8X methylmutase, which yields MHDPHAILPITAPEAIEARSLAIIDAEVPEPRPFDGPRWDIVRRLIHTTADFELLDLVRFSPGAVEAGLAALAAGATIVTDTEMARCAMPPRRLTPLGCTVRCLLNDPDVAATATASGGTRAAAAVDAALATLAGPLVFAIGNAPTALLRLLKRLNEGAPAPALVIGMPVGFVNAAESKALLMTHGDVPWITVSGRKGGSALAGATVNALAILLLERQERKMPPAAGGIIPPGPPERGRPREWARAGG from the coding sequence ATGCACGATCCCCACGCCATCCTGCCCATCACCGCGCCCGAGGCCATCGAAGCCAGATCCCTGGCCATCATCGACGCCGAGGTCCCCGAGCCCCGCCCCTTTGACGGGCCGCGCTGGGACATCGTGCGCCGGCTCATCCACACCACGGCCGATTTCGAACTGCTGGACCTGGTCCGGTTCTCGCCCGGGGCGGTCGAGGCCGGCCTGGCCGCCCTGGCCGCCGGGGCCACCATCGTCACGGACACGGAAATGGCCCGATGCGCCATGCCGCCGCGCCGGCTCACCCCCCTTGGCTGCACGGTCCGGTGTCTTTTGAACGACCCCGACGTGGCGGCCACGGCCACCGCCTCGGGCGGCACCCGGGCGGCGGCCGCCGTGGACGCGGCCCTGGCCACCCTGGCCGGGCCCCTGGTCTTTGCCATCGGCAACGCCCCGACGGCGCTTTTGCGGCTGTTAAAGCGCCTAAACGAGGGCGCACCCGCGCCGGCGCTGGTCATCGGCATGCCGGTCGGGTTCGTCAACGCGGCCGAGTCCAAGGCGCTCCTTATGACCCATGGCGACGTGCCCTGGATCACCGTGTCCGGCCGCAAGGGCGGCTCGGCCCTGGCCGGGGCCACGGTCAACGCCCTGGCGATCTTGCTGCTGGAAAGGCAGGAGAGGAAGATGCCTCCGGCGGCCGGGGGAATCATTCCCCCCGGACCCCCTGAAAGGGGGCGGCCTAGAGAATGGGCGAGAGCAGGCGGCTGA
- a CDS encoding PH domain-containing protein: MEWGQVFAMAASSIRTGWLTALFGGMLVLWVGFFLFLSFTIQRAAQAEIALRNGTLVVKGGLYGREIPLADVDADAAVRLDLGQAGPKSLKWRTNGLGLPGLAAGWYRLSDGEKALVFVTDKGRAVYVPTRQGFAVVVSPDDPARFLDALRREGKNLSPAGPPRPQGPKPQAPADGTPPPRTPVT; this comes from the coding sequence ATGGAGTGGGGCCAAGTCTTCGCCATGGCGGCCAGTTCCATCCGGACGGGGTGGCTGACGGCCCTGTTCGGCGGCATGCTGGTGTTGTGGGTGGGATTTTTCCTTTTTCTTTCCTTCACCATCCAGCGGGCGGCCCAGGCCGAGATCGCGCTTCGAAACGGGACGCTGGTGGTCAAGGGCGGGCTCTACGGCCGGGAGATTCCCCTGGCCGACGTGGACGCGGACGCGGCCGTGCGCCTGGACCTCGGCCAGGCCGGGCCCAAAAGCCTCAAGTGGCGCACCAACGGCCTCGGGCTCCCGGGGCTGGCCGCCGGCTGGTACAGGCTGTCCGACGGCGAGAAGGCGCTGGTCTTCGTGACGGACAAGGGGCGGGCCGTGTACGTGCCCACCCGGCAGGGCTTCGCGGTGGTGGTCAGTCCCGACGATCCGGCCCGGTTCCTGGACGCCCTGCGCCGGGAGGGAAAAAACCTTTCCCCGGCCGGGCCGCCCCGGCCCCAGGGGCCGAAGCCCCAGGCTCCGGCGGACGGGACGCCGCCGCCCCGGACCCCGGTCACCTAG
- a CDS encoding EamA family transporter, which yields MSWFFLACTTALTQAVKDTFLKKSLGTTDAGLAMLVYTASASAVLWIGAGASPAPPLGASFWPLLTVAGALGGLTYWLYGQALKRGDLSLTLPMLAFTPLFLLATSPLTVGEFPEPAGLAGVSLVVAGAYVLNLRERRHGLLGPVRALVTNPGSRLMLLVAVIWSLGANLDKLGLTASSPALWGASVYTATTLALLPTVLARPGRVVRQLAGLPWPLLVAGCLEAVGIFCQMLALPQTQVAYVIAVKRLSIVFAVLLGAAVFREPDLAHRLPGALLMVAGVFFIAVFG from the coding sequence ATGAGCTGGTTTTTCCTGGCCTGCACCACGGCCCTGACCCAGGCGGTCAAGGACACCTTTCTCAAGAAATCCCTGGGCACGACCGACGCCGGCCTGGCCATGCTGGTCTATACCGCGTCCGCCTCGGCCGTCCTGTGGATCGGCGCGGGCGCAAGCCCCGCCCCGCCCCTCGGGGCCTCGTTCTGGCCGCTTCTGACCGTGGCCGGGGCCCTGGGCGGCCTCACCTACTGGCTCTACGGCCAGGCCCTCAAGCGCGGCGACCTGTCCCTGACCCTGCCCATGCTGGCCTTCACCCCGCTTTTTCTGCTCGCCACCTCGCCCCTGACCGTGGGCGAGTTTCCGGAACCGGCCGGCCTCGCCGGCGTCTCCCTGGTCGTGGCCGGGGCCTACGTCCTCAATCTCCGGGAGCGGCGCCACGGCCTGCTCGGCCCGGTCCGGGCCCTCGTGACCAACCCGGGCTCCCGGCTGATGCTCCTGGTGGCCGTCATCTGGAGCCTTGGGGCCAACCTGGACAAGCTTGGCCTGACCGCCTCCTCCCCGGCCCTGTGGGGCGCGTCCGTTTACACCGCCACGACCCTCGCCCTTTTGCCGACGGTCCTGGCGCGCCCGGGGCGGGTGGTGCGCCAACTGGCCGGCCTGCCGTGGCCGCTTCTGGTCGCCGGCTGCCTGGAGGCCGTCGGCATCTTCTGCCAGATGCTGGCCCTGCCCCAGACCCAGGTCGCCTACGTCATCGCGGTCAAAAGGCTCAGCATCGTGTTCGCGGTGCTCCTTGGCGCGGCCGTCTTCCGGGAGCCCGATCTGGCCCATCGCCTGCCCGGCGCGCTTTTGATGGTGGCGGGCGTTTTCTTTATCGCGGTTTTCGGATAA
- a CDS encoding phenylacetate--CoA ligase family protein, producing MSRYRFLPELSPEALAARQAEGLNWTCRHAFAGNPVYRERLAASGYEPGQELTLNDLARLPVTTVEDLRQGYPLPLLSVPEEDVVRIHASSGTTGKRKILAYTQRDIDTWKDMFARCYELAGLTPRDRVQITVGYGLWTAGAGFQLGCERFGAMAVPVGPGNMEIHLQLLEDLGATCLCSTASMALLLAEEVHKRDLRKRIKLKKVIFGAETHTDKMRRRFEQWLGIEESYDITGMTELYGPGSGLECAAHDGIHYWADLFILEVLDPVTLAPVAPGEVGEMVVTSLCKEAAPLIRYRTRDLTRLLPDPCPCGLSLPRHDRILGRSDDMFVFRGVNIYPGQIAAVLDGFKDVDSEFQIRLLRHDGRDQMVVKVERRPAAGADLDQNLSEAISIELRKHLFVRGWVEILAPGSLPRSCGKTRRVIDDRNGIED from the coding sequence ATGAGCCGTTACCGTTTCCTGCCCGAACTTTCCCCCGAGGCCCTGGCCGCCAGGCAGGCCGAGGGCCTCAACTGGACCTGCCGCCACGCCTTTGCCGGCAACCCCGTCTACCGGGAGCGGCTTGCCGCTTCGGGCTACGAGCCGGGCCAGGAGCTGACGCTCAATGACCTGGCCCGCCTGCCCGTGACCACGGTCGAGGACCTGCGCCAGGGCTATCCCCTGCCGCTGCTGTCCGTGCCCGAGGAAGACGTGGTCCGGATCCACGCCTCGTCCGGCACCACGGGCAAGCGCAAGATCCTGGCCTACACCCAGCGGGACATCGATACCTGGAAGGACATGTTCGCCCGCTGCTACGAGCTGGCCGGCCTGACCCCCCGCGACCGGGTCCAGATCACGGTGGGCTACGGCCTGTGGACGGCCGGGGCCGGGTTCCAGCTCGGCTGCGAGCGGTTCGGGGCCATGGCCGTGCCGGTCGGACCGGGCAACATGGAGATCCACCTCCAGCTTCTGGAAGACCTCGGCGCCACCTGCCTGTGCTCCACGGCCTCCATGGCGCTGCTTTTGGCCGAGGAGGTCCACAAGCGGGACCTGCGAAAGCGCATCAAGCTCAAGAAAGTCATTTTCGGGGCCGAGACCCACACCGACAAGATGCGCCGGCGCTTCGAGCAGTGGCTCGGCATCGAGGAGAGCTACGACATCACGGGCATGACCGAGCTCTACGGTCCGGGCTCGGGCCTCGAGTGCGCGGCCCACGACGGCATCCACTACTGGGCCGACCTTTTTATCCTGGAAGTCCTCGATCCCGTGACGCTCGCGCCGGTGGCCCCGGGCGAGGTGGGCGAGATGGTGGTGACGAGCCTTTGCAAGGAGGCCGCGCCCTTGATCCGCTATCGGACCCGGGACCTGACCCGGCTTCTGCCCGACCCCTGCCCGTGCGGCCTGTCCCTGCCGCGCCACGACCGGATTCTTGGCCGCTCCGACGACATGTTCGTCTTTCGGGGCGTCAACATCTATCCCGGGCAGATCGCGGCCGTGCTCGATGGCTTCAAGGACGTGGACAGCGAATTCCAGATCCGGCTTTTGCGCCACGACGGCCGGGACCAGATGGTGGTCAAGGTCGAGCGGCGGCCCGCCGCCGGAGCGGACCTGGACCAGAACCTGTCGGAAGCCATCTCCATCGAGCTGCGAAAGCACCTGTTCGTGCGCGGCTGGGTCGAGATCCTGGCCCCGGGCAGCCTGCCGCGCAGCTGCGGCAAGACCCGGCGCGTCATCGACGACCGAAACGGCATCGAGGATTAA
- a CDS encoding LysR family transcriptional regulator produces the protein MEFYHLRTFVAVAEEEHLTRAAERLGASLPAVSAHVRGLEEELGVPLFLRTPKGMRLTGEGRALLAEARLALSSLEAVRTRAGALRQDVTGVARIGLNNEAARMRVPELLAALTRRHPGVEIHLVNSSSPRILDNVRLGRLDLGFVYDNILEPGHEIEAMALEDVDMAVVGPTSWADRVCRADWEELARLPWVWFSERCPFQYLLESSFSCRDLALNKVMVGDNDATLRTLVAAGIGLTLLRKDDALEAEAAGEVCLWRREGLRLGLSLVHRRERADDRVIAAIVSAVTEVWGLPARRR, from the coding sequence GTGGAATTTTACCATCTGCGGACGTTTGTGGCCGTGGCCGAGGAAGAGCACCTGACCCGGGCGGCCGAACGCCTCGGCGCCAGCCTGCCGGCTGTCAGCGCCCACGTCCGGGGCCTCGAGGAAGAGCTCGGGGTGCCGCTTTTTTTGCGCACGCCCAAGGGCATGCGCCTGACCGGCGAGGGCCGGGCCTTGCTCGCCGAGGCCAGGCTCGCCCTGTCGAGCCTGGAGGCCGTGCGGACCCGGGCCGGGGCCTTGCGCCAGGACGTGACGGGCGTGGCCCGGATCGGGCTCAACAACGAGGCGGCCCGGATGCGGGTGCCGGAGTTGCTGGCGGCGCTCACCCGTCGCCATCCGGGGGTGGAGATCCATCTCGTCAACTCCAGTTCCCCGCGCATCCTCGACAACGTGCGCCTGGGCAGGCTCGACCTGGGGTTTGTCTACGACAACATCCTCGAGCCGGGCCACGAGATCGAGGCCATGGCCCTGGAAGACGTGGACATGGCGGTGGTCGGGCCGACGTCCTGGGCCGACCGGGTCTGCCGGGCGGACTGGGAGGAGCTGGCCAGGCTCCCGTGGGTCTGGTTCTCGGAGCGGTGCCCGTTCCAATATTTGCTTGAATCGTCGTTTTCCTGCCGGGACTTGGCGCTTAACAAGGTCATGGTCGGGGACAACGACGCCACGCTGCGCACGCTGGTCGCGGCCGGCATCGGGCTCACACTCCTGCGCAAGGACGACGCGCTGGAGGCCGAGGCCGCCGGCGAGGTCTGCCTGTGGCGGCGGGAAGGATTGCGGCTGGGGCTGTCCCTGGTCCATCGGCGGGAGAGGGCCGATGACCGGGTGATCGCGGCGATTGTGTCGGCTGTGACCGAAGTCTGGGGCCTGCCTGCCCGGCGTCGGTGA
- a CDS encoding helix-turn-helix domain-containing protein — MEDDKVAGEGNGTPSEVAWLMRDGLSPIRAWREHLGVSQEELARRLSAKPAAVAQMEARSARPRAAMLKKVAAALDIDWELLRIGK, encoded by the coding sequence GTGGAAGACGACAAGGTGGCGGGCGAAGGCAACGGAACCCCAAGCGAGGTGGCCTGGCTCATGCGCGACGGGCTGTCGCCGATTCGGGCCTGGCGGGAGCACCTGGGCGTGTCCCAGGAGGAGCTGGCCCGGCGGCTTTCGGCCAAGCCGGCGGCCGTGGCCCAGATGGAGGCCCGGTCGGCCCGGCCCCGGGCGGCCATGCTTAAGAAGGTCGCGGCGGCCCTCGATATCGACTGGGAATTGCTGCGGATCGGGAAATAG
- a CDS encoding DUF3859 domain-containing protein: MKRLLAVLPILCLLLASCSSTMSFFGLGGKEEKSQEPTIVLVDYGTYDANGALTLSTTSIPRKLGTTFGLRFRTLKPEGGTSKVKIVTASPGLIDPSKNAVVFSTETVADVATGKEYNCTFTFEKEWEMASGDWTLTATAEDGSSVKKTFQVFNPQQ, encoded by the coding sequence GTGAAACGCCTGCTTGCAGTTTTGCCGATCTTGTGCCTGCTTTTGGCTTCCTGCTCTTCGACCATGAGCTTCTTCGGACTTGGCGGCAAAGAGGAGAAATCCCAGGAACCGACCATCGTCCTGGTGGATTACGGCACCTATGACGCCAACGGAGCGCTCACCCTCTCGACCACGTCCATTCCCCGGAAGCTCGGCACCACCTTCGGGCTGCGCTTCCGCACGCTCAAGCCCGAGGGCGGCACGTCCAAGGTCAAGATCGTGACGGCCTCGCCGGGACTGATCGACCCGAGCAAGAACGCGGTGGTCTTCAGCACGGAGACCGTGGCCGACGTGGCCACGGGCAAGGAATACAACTGCACGTTCACGTTCGAGAAGGAATGGGAGATGGCCAGCGGCGACTGGACCCTGACCGCCACGGCCGAGGACGGCTCCTCGGTCAAGAAGACCTTCCAGGTCTTCAACCCGCAGCAGTAG